A window from Amblyomma americanum isolate KBUSLIRL-KWMA chromosome 7, ASM5285725v1, whole genome shotgun sequence encodes these proteins:
- the MED24 gene encoding mediator complex subunit 24 yields MDTSKTSSIKSLLLQAWRERWTDVRWGINIKNVLPRGVSGDVYDLADCILQEALVGPGPNNLFLSYLTHCLSAQVVSYGAVLSSIGRFQSFFKPPCILSLLQLLYSIQAKITCHGNEEECIALCKAIVGVTHWLYLCMCHSISKIELKQNTEHGLILEKACESLSFFSESTFLKSLLYIGKHEEPTVYSQLIQKQQELETKLSQSQGFSIPKDTVEGALNLVRLVDDMPKISLASCVSGRVPKQPLVCSLNANVAIEAVLNPASDIQGTVDHLLLMKKLLNLSSAELYCEIIRACFMGLANGSNEDLKWAAFTFLKVPQLLLKIHSARKDDRQWEEELEAGLVQLLNYTPLLDLTDSKCHCDCLQYLLNELQKVELLSETQAKALMHRRQANTQKQNLPRPDQQTSQAGATLILRAEPTVTSILKTLDSDYSKNQDGLLGILCHIITGKSFELILSAAAATGKLNSFVKKLIKFNEYNKQISGEATKNAQTRALLFDITFLMLCHIAQHYGIHSMIFNEETKDSFFAAWVPECLAEGGRYNCPEKMLSGCDPAKVDLLLEQFMSNSPDFKSNQAKWHEVCVNVPMAIKEILIAWEHGAISTDTVKMVLDNVKSRMCCLPVCISAWLCSYINVLHHEERLKPMNMLQQFMTPLTTDTVVSTEAGGDRPNAQEQNPSYKERSTLMANIIKKMMYDLHPPQLIQVISHGLTAKTPLWEAMDQVFSVAHSRGWIDLRAIQSLDTLMCVGGPQWFSDTLVRQALKHDHLEDLHRAVDLSFGLFHIDIEQCALALLTQVLPNYLLWETRQDFLTEPRGSALARLVVLSTFAALQVRTNSPTLGMQRGGRKRPYWDMELEEAMDESKRMRPSKIRRGLNDSELLDDTPFALQCHSEENYRSLDPLSKAVADTMRLLMAIASDSVISQRSVFPLLLFEQIVLCAGEEAHRVLQFAPLGLVPQLVRSMPLLMSHQLILALSSLQTSRARKVTARATCQLQIARSLSSTHLT; encoded by the coding sequence ATGGACACTAGCAAGACGAGCAGCATCAAGTCGCTTCTCCTTCAAGCATGGAGGGAAAGGTGGACTGATGTGAGATGGGGCATCAACATCAAGAACGTTCTCCCCCGCGGTGTAAGCGGCGACGTGTACGACCTGGCCGACTGCATTTTGCAGGAAGCATTAGTGGGCCCTGGACCCAACAACCTCTTTCTGTCCTACCTGACGCACTGCTTAAGCGCGCAGGTGGTTTCCTACGGAGCGGTGCTGTCGAGCATCGGCCGATTTCAGTCGTTCTTCAAGCCGCCATGTATACTAAGCTTGCTGCAGTTACTGTACAGCATACAAGCCAAAATCACTTGCCATGGCAATGAAGAAGAGTGCATCGCTCTCTGTAAGGCTATTGTGGGCGTTACACATTGGTTGTATCTGTGCATGTGTCACTCTATCAGCAAGATCGAGCTCAAGCAGAACACGGAACATGGGCTCATTTTGGAGAAGGCCTGTGAGTCGCTTTCCTTCTTCAGTGAATCAACATTCCTCAAGTCGCTCCTCTATATAGGCAAGCACGAAGAGCCCACCGTCTACTCGCAGCTCATACAGAAGCAGCAGGAGCTAGAAACCAAGCTGAGCCAGTCGCAAGGCTTCAGCATTCCCAAGGACACTGTGGAAGGAGCCCTGAACTTGGTCCGCCTGGTGGATGACATGCCCAAGATATCGTTGGCCTCTTGCGTCAGTGGCCGTGTGCCCAAGCAGCCTCTCGTATGCAGCCTCAACGCCAACGTGGCGATCGAGGCGGTGCTAAACCCTGCCAGTGATATTCAAGGCACCGTAGACCACCTGTTGCTCATGAAAAAGCTCCTGAATCTCTCCTCGGCCGAGCTGTACTGTGAAATAATCAGAGCTTGCTTCATGGGCCTGGCCAATGGAAGCAATGAGGACCTCAAGTGGGCTGCTTTCACCTTCCTCAAGGTTCCACAGCTGCTGCTGAAAATACACAGCGCTCGGAAGGACGATCGGCAGTGGGAAGAGGAGCTAGAAGCTGGATTAGTGCAGTTGCTTAATTACACTCCATTGCTCGATCTTACTGACTCCAAGTGTCACTGTGATTGCCTCCAGTATCTCTTGAATGAGCTGCAAAAGGTTGAGTTGTTGTCTGAGACACAGGCAAAGGCACTGATGCATCGCAGACAGGCCAACACACAGAAGCAGAACCTACCACGGCCAGACCAGCAGACATCACAAGCAGGGGCCACGCTTATTCTTCGAGCTGAGCCTACTGTCACGAGCATCCTGAAGACGCTAGACTCAGATTATTCAAAAAACCAAGATGGTCTCCTGGGTATCCTTTGTCACATCATAACTGGAAAGAGCTTTGAGCTCATCCTCTCTGCTGCTGCAGCTACTGGCAAGCTGAACAGCTTTGTGAAGAAGCTCATCAAGTTCAATGAATATAACAAGCAGATTAGTGGGGAAGCCACCAAGAATGCACAGACAAGGGCACTTTTGTTTGACATCACTTTCTTGATGCTGTGTCACATTGCACAGCACTATGGGATACATTCCATGATCTTCAATGAGGAAACAAAGGACTCCTTCTTTGCTGCTTGGGTGCCAGAATGTCTTGCTGAAGGTGGGAGGTACAACTGCCCAGAAAAGATGCTCTCTGGTTGCGATCCAGCCAAAGTTGACCTGCTGTTGGAGCAGTTCATGAGCAACAGCCCAGATTTCAAAAGCAACCAAGCCAAATGGCACGAAGTGTGCGTAAATGTGCCTATGGCGATCAAGGAAATTTTAATAGCATGGGAGCATGGTGCGATCTCCACAGACACTGTCAAGATGGTCTTGGACAATGTCAAAAGCCGCATGTGCTGCCTTCCTGTGTGCATATCTGCCTGGTTGTGCAGCTACATTAATGTCTTGCATCATGAGGAACGTCTGAAGCCGATGAACATGCTTCAGCAGTTCATGACGCCACTCACTACTGACACCGTGGTGAGCACAGAAGCAGGGGGTGACCGTCCGAATGCTCAAGAGCAAAACCCTTCATATAAGGAGCGCTCCACACTAATGGCAAACATCATTAAAAAGATGATGTACGACCTGCACCCACCACAACTCATTCAAGTGATATCTCATGGCCTGACAGCAAAGACTCCCCTGTGGGAAGCCATGGATCAGGTTTTTAGTGTCGCCCATTCAAGGGGCTGGATTGATTTGCGTGCAATCCAGAGCTTGGACACGCTCATGTGTGTTGGCGGTCCCCAGTGGTTCAGTGACACACTAGTACGGCAGGCTTTAAAGCACGACCATCTCGAAGATCTTCACAGGGCCGTTGACCTTTCTTTTGGCCTTTTCCATATTGACATTGAACAGTGTGCGCTTGCCCTACTGACTCAGGTTCTCCCAAACTACCTCCTGTGGGAGACACGACAGGACTTTCTCACCGAGCCTCGAGGTTCTGCTCTGGCAAGGCTTGTAGTTCTTAGCACGTTTGCTGCGCTGCAGGTGCGGACAAACTCGCCCACCCTGGGCATGCAGAGGGGAGGCCGCAAGCGGCCGTACTGGGACATGGAGCTCGAAGAAGCCATGGACGAGTCCAAACGGATGCGGCCCAGCAAAATAAGGCGAGGCCTTAATGACTCGGAGCTGTTGGATGACACTCCCTTCGCGCTGCAGTGCCACTCGGAGGAAAACTACCGGTCACTGGATCCCCTGAGCAAGGCAGTAGCTGACACGATGAGGCTGCTCATGGCCATTGCCTCGGACTCAGTTATCAGCCAGCGGTCGGTGTTCCCGCTTCTGTTGTTTGAGCAGATTGTGCTCTGCGCAGGCGAGGAGGCACACCGTGTTCTCCAGTTTGCACCGCTGGGCCTGGTGCCACAGCTGGTGCGGAGCATGCCCCTCCTGATGTCCCACCAACTGATTCTGGCCTTGAGCAGCCTGCAGACATCCAGGGCACGCAAGGTGACTGCCAGGGCCACCTGCCAGTTGCAGATTGCACGATCGCTGAGCAGCACTCACCTCACGTAG